From a region of the Thermus albus genome:
- a CDS encoding adenylosuccinate synthase yields MPGVAIIGAQWGDEGKGKVVDALAQEADYVIRYQGGANAGHTVVAEGRVFKLNLLPSGVIHPHAVNILGDGMVIDAFRFQEELEALRKEGFNPQVLVSERAHLVLPHHKHVESRHNFVGTTGRGIGPAYSDRARRVGIRAGDLLKEDVLRERVRRLLLEKPNSTREAGWDTEEKALADLQRMREILAPFVADTGSLLREALKRGKRLLFEGAQATLLDLNYGTYPYVTSSHPTVGGILVGTGLNHKAITKVYGVAKAYATRVGEGPFPTELSGDLAHHLREKGGEYGTTTGRPRRVGWLDLVALKYACEVNGFDGLAITKLDVLSGLEKVKVAVEYLDGARPGEASPEAVRYLELEGWGDLFGVRSREELPPSLRRYLELIEEYTGVPVVLFSTSPRREDTFGAVSWV; encoded by the coding sequence ATGCCGGGAGTCGCCATCATCGGAGCCCAGTGGGGGGACGAGGGTAAGGGGAAAGTGGTGGACGCCCTCGCCCAAGAGGCCGATTACGTGATCCGCTACCAAGGGGGGGCCAACGCCGGCCACACCGTGGTGGCCGAGGGGCGGGTCTTCAAGCTGAACCTCCTGCCCTCGGGGGTCATCCACCCCCATGCGGTGAACATCCTGGGGGATGGCATGGTCATAGACGCCTTCCGCTTCCAGGAGGAGCTCGAGGCCCTAAGGAAGGAGGGGTTTAACCCCCAGGTGCTGGTTTCCGAACGGGCCCACCTGGTCCTTCCCCACCACAAGCACGTGGAAAGCCGCCACAACTTCGTGGGCACCACCGGACGGGGCATCGGCCCCGCCTACTCCGACCGGGCGAGGAGGGTGGGGATACGGGCCGGGGACCTCTTAAAGGAGGACGTCTTGAGGGAACGGGTGCGCCGCCTCCTCCTGGAAAAGCCCAACTCCACCCGGGAGGCCGGCTGGGACACGGAGGAAAAGGCCCTAGCCGACCTTCAGCGCATGCGGGAGATCCTGGCCCCCTTCGTGGCCGACACGGGGAGCCTGTTGCGGGAAGCCCTCAAGCGGGGCAAACGCCTCCTCTTTGAAGGGGCCCAGGCCACCCTTTTGGACCTCAACTACGGCACCTACCCCTACGTAACCAGCTCCCATCCCACGGTGGGGGGCATCCTGGTGGGCACGGGGCTTAACCACAAGGCCATCACCAAGGTCTACGGGGTGGCCAAGGCCTACGCCACCCGGGTGGGGGAAGGCCCTTTCCCCACGGAACTTAGCGGGGACTTAGCCCACCACCTTAGGGAAAAGGGCGGGGAGTACGGCACCACTACGGGGAGGCCCAGGCGGGTGGGCTGGCTGGACCTGGTGGCCCTCAAGTACGCCTGTGAGGTGAACGGCTTTGACGGCCTGGCCATCACCAAGCTGGACGTGCTTTCCGGCCTGGAGAAGGTGAAGGTGGCGGTGGAGTACCTGGACGGGGCCCGGCCCGGGGAGGCCAGCCCGGAGGCGGTGCGCTACCTGGAGCTGGAGGGCTGGGGGGACCTCTTTGGGGTGCGAAGCCGGGAGGAGCTTCCCCCTTCCCTAAGGCGCTACCTAGAGCTCATTGAGGAGTACACCGGGGTGCCGGTGGTCCTCTTCTCCACCAGCCCCAGGAGGGAGGACACCTTCGGGGCGGTGAGCTGGGTCTAA
- the trpD gene encoding anthranilate phosphoribosyltransferase → METVKKVLLGEVLTEEEAFGLMRAMMAGEVSPVRAAGVLTAMALRGETPSEMAAMAQAMREAALTLKVNRRPLLDIVGTGGDQKGLLNLSTLGALVAAAGGVAVAKHGNRAASSKAGSADLLEALGVNLEAPPERVGEAIETLGFGFLFARLFHPAMRHVAPVRAELGIRTVFNLLGPLTNPAGADRYVLGVFSPRWLSPMAEALGRLGAQGMVVHGEGADELVLGENQVVEVGKGAYTLLPEEVGLKRLPLEALKGGSPEENAQLATRILKGEEKGPHAQGVALAAGAGFYVAGKVASLREGVRLAQEVLASGEAYGLLQRYVAFLRG, encoded by the coding sequence ATGGAGACCGTGAAAAAGGTGCTTTTGGGAGAGGTGCTTACCGAGGAGGAGGCCTTTGGCCTTATGCGGGCCATGATGGCCGGGGAGGTCTCCCCGGTGAGGGCGGCGGGGGTGCTCACCGCCATGGCCTTAAGGGGGGAAACCCCTTCGGAGATGGCCGCCATGGCCCAGGCCATGCGGGAGGCGGCCTTGACCCTGAAGGTGAACCGCAGGCCCCTTTTGGACATCGTGGGCACCGGGGGTGACCAGAAGGGCCTTTTGAACCTCTCCACCCTGGGGGCCCTGGTGGCGGCGGCCGGGGGGGTGGCGGTGGCCAAGCACGGGAACCGGGCAGCCAGTTCTAAGGCGGGCTCGGCGGATCTCTTGGAGGCCCTGGGGGTCAACCTGGAAGCCCCGCCCGAGCGGGTGGGGGAGGCCATAGAGACTTTGGGCTTTGGCTTCCTTTTTGCCCGCCTCTTCCACCCCGCCATGCGGCATGTGGCCCCGGTGCGGGCTGAGCTTGGCATCCGCACCGTCTTCAACCTGCTTGGCCCCCTTACCAACCCCGCGGGGGCCGATCGGTACGTGCTGGGGGTCTTTAGCCCCAGGTGGCTTTCCCCCATGGCCGAGGCCCTAGGGCGCCTGGGGGCCCAGGGGATGGTGGTCCACGGGGAAGGGGCGGATGAACTGGTCCTCGGGGAGAACCAGGTGGTGGAGGTGGGGAAGGGGGCCTACACCCTTCTTCCCGAGGAGGTGGGGCTTAAGCGGCTTCCCCTCGAGGCCCTGAAAGGGGGTTCCCCAGAGGAGAACGCCCAGCTGGCCACAAGGATTCTCAAGGGCGAGGAAAAAGGTCCCCATGCCCAAGGGGTGGCCCTGGCGGCGGGGGCGGGGTTCTATGTGGCGGGCAAGGTGGCCTCCCTGCGGGAAGGGGTGCGGCTTGCCCAGGAGGTCCTGGCCTCCGGGGAGGCCTACGGGCTTCTGCAGCGGTACGTGGCCTTTTTAAGGGGGTAA
- a CDS encoding anthranilate synthase component II, translated as MRVLVIDNYDSFTYNLVQFLGELGASPVVWRNDRFALEDVEALNPERILISPGPCTPLEAGLSLPLIGRYAPRYPILGVCLGHQAIGMAFGGKVVPAPIIMHGKVSEIHHDGTGVFRGLPNPFPATRYHSLVVEAVPEDLVVNAWVEEAGGRTVMGFRHRHYPTHGVQFHPESYLTEAGKLILKNFLEDPWRP; from the coding sequence ATGAGGGTTTTGGTGATCGATAACTACGATAGCTTTACCTACAACCTGGTCCAGTTCCTGGGGGAGCTTGGGGCAAGCCCCGTGGTGTGGCGCAACGACCGGTTTGCCCTCGAGGACGTGGAGGCCTTAAACCCCGAGCGCATCCTGATCAGCCCTGGCCCCTGCACCCCCTTGGAGGCGGGGCTATCCCTCCCCCTCATCGGTCGCTACGCCCCCCGCTACCCCATCCTGGGGGTCTGCCTGGGCCACCAGGCCATCGGCATGGCCTTTGGGGGCAAGGTGGTGCCGGCTCCCATCATCATGCACGGCAAGGTGAGCGAGATCCACCATGACGGCACCGGGGTCTTCCGGGGCCTTCCCAATCCTTTCCCCGCCACCCGGTACCACTCCTTGGTGGTGGAGGCGGTGCCCGAGGACCTCGTGGTGAACGCCTGGGTGGAGGAGGCGGGAGGGAGGACGGTGATGGGTTTCCGCCACCGCCACTACCCCACCCACGGGGTCCAGTTCCATCCGGAAAGTTACCTAACGGAAGCGGGTAAACTCATCCTCAAGAACTTTCTGGAGGACCCATGGAGACCGTGA
- the trpE gene encoding anthranilate synthase component I encodes METIRPFGKTLLADLETPVTAYLKLSEKAPVSFLLESVERGRQSRFSIIGVGARRTFRLKDGVFTINGQRVETQDPLRTLYQAVHAPLGQPEGLQGAGLPQPDLPPFLGGVVGYAAYDLIRSYERLPSLKPDDLGLPDLLFVEPEVVAVFDHSKNLLHLVVPTPDPKEAEDRLRWAEEKLRGPLPGVPGQGPGGRARFEADMSREEYLRAVEKALDYIRAGDIFQVVLSLRLSSPLTVHPFALYRALRSVNPSPYMGYLDLGEVVLVSASPESLLRSDGRKVVTRPIAGTRPRGRDEEEDRRLAEELLKDEKERAEHVMLLDLSRNDIGRVSAFGTVRVLEPMHVEYYSHVMHLVSTVEGILAEGKTPLDALASVLPMGTVSGAPKIRAMEIIEELEPHRRGPYGGSFGYLAYHGAMDVALTLRTFVIAGGRMHVQAGAGIVADSVPEREYEECWNKAKALLRAVEMAEEGL; translated from the coding sequence ATGGAAACCATCAGGCCCTTTGGCAAAACCCTCCTGGCGGACCTGGAAACCCCGGTGACCGCTTACCTGAAGCTTTCGGAAAAGGCCCCGGTGAGCTTTCTTCTGGAGTCGGTGGAACGGGGGAGGCAAAGCCGCTTCTCCATCATCGGGGTAGGGGCAAGGCGCACCTTTCGCCTAAAGGATGGGGTCTTCACCATCAATGGCCAACGGGTGGAAACCCAGGATCCCTTACGTACCCTTTACCAGGCGGTCCACGCCCCCCTTGGGCAGCCCGAAGGGCTCCAGGGGGCAGGCCTCCCGCAGCCCGACCTCCCCCCCTTCCTCGGGGGGGTGGTGGGGTATGCCGCCTACGACCTCATCCGCTCCTACGAGCGCTTGCCCTCCCTGAAGCCCGACGACCTGGGCCTTCCGGACCTCCTTTTCGTGGAGCCCGAGGTGGTGGCGGTCTTTGACCACAGCAAAAACCTCCTGCACCTGGTGGTCCCCACCCCTGACCCAAAGGAGGCGGAGGACCGCCTTCGCTGGGCGGAGGAGAAGCTTAGGGGTCCACTGCCGGGCGTGCCGGGGCAGGGCCCTGGGGGAAGGGCCCGGTTTGAGGCCGACATGAGCCGGGAGGAGTACTTGAGGGCAGTGGAAAAGGCCCTGGACTATATCCGCGCCGGGGACATCTTCCAGGTGGTCCTCTCCTTGAGGCTTTCCTCCCCCCTCACCGTGCACCCCTTCGCCCTGTACCGGGCCCTGAGGAGCGTGAACCCAAGCCCCTACATGGGCTATCTGGACCTGGGGGAGGTGGTCTTGGTCTCGGCCAGCCCCGAAAGCCTCCTCCGCTCCGACGGCCGCAAGGTGGTCACCCGGCCCATCGCCGGCACCCGGCCCCGGGGAAGGGATGAGGAGGAGGATAGAAGGCTTGCGGAGGAGCTTCTTAAGGACGAGAAGGAGAGGGCTGAGCACGTGATGCTTTTGGACCTTTCCCGAAACGACATCGGCCGGGTTTCCGCCTTCGGCACGGTGCGGGTCCTGGAGCCCATGCACGTGGAGTACTACTCCCACGTGATGCACCTGGTGTCCACGGTGGAGGGCATTTTGGCCGAGGGCAAGACCCCCTTGGACGCCTTGGCCAGCGTGCTTCCCATGGGCACGGTCTCGGGGGCCCCCAAGATCCGGGCCATGGAGATCATTGAGGAGCTGGAACCCCACCGCCGGGGGCCCTACGGGGGAAGCTTTGGCTATCTGGCCTACCATGGGGCCATGGATGTGGCCCTTACCTTGCGCACCTTCGTGATCGCCGGGGGAAGGATGCACGTGCAGGCGGGGGCGGGCATCGTGGCGGACTCGGTGCCGGAAAGGGAGTACGAGGAGTGCTGGAACAAGGCCAAGGCCCTCTTGAGGGCGGTGGAGATGGCGGAGGAGGGGCTATGA
- the pruA gene encoding L-glutamate gamma-semialdehyde dehydrogenase, whose amino-acid sequence MTVEPFRNQPIETFGMDEAKREMREALRRVRAEFGRHYGLYIDGTWVDTKEKILSHNPSAPSEVVGSTAKAGVAEAEAALEAAWRAFKAWKDWPQEDRSRLLLKAAALMKRRRRELEATLVYEIGKNWLEASAEVAEAIDFLEYYARQALKYKYPSVEVVPYPGEDNESFYIPLGAGVVIAPWNFPIAIFTGMIAGPVAVGNTVVAKPAEDTVVIAAKVFEIFHEAGFPPGVVNFLPGKGSEVGAYLVEHPRTRFINFTGSLEVGLWIHQAAAKLAPGQRWIKRVFLELGGKDAIIADETADLDAATEGILISAYGFQGQKCSAASRLIVTERAFEPLMERVLARAERLVVGPAEENPDLGPVASQAQEKKILSYIEIGQKEGQLVLGGKRLEGEGYFIAPTIFTEVPPTAKIAQEEIFGPVLSVIRVRDFGEALEVANNTVYGLTGGVYSRKREHLERARREFHVGNLYFNRKITGALVGVQPFGGFNLSGTDTKAGGPDYLLHFLQMKTVAERF is encoded by the coding sequence ATGACGGTGGAACCTTTTCGCAACCAACCCATAGAGACCTTTGGGATGGATGAGGCCAAGCGGGAGATGCGGGAGGCCTTGAGGCGGGTCAGGGCCGAGTTTGGCCGCCACTATGGCCTTTACATAGATGGGACATGGGTGGACACGAAGGAGAAGATCCTATCCCACAACCCTTCCGCCCCCAGCGAGGTGGTGGGGAGCACCGCCAAGGCGGGGGTGGCCGAGGCGGAGGCGGCCCTAGAGGCGGCCTGGCGGGCCTTTAAAGCCTGGAAGGACTGGCCCCAGGAGGACCGTAGCCGCCTCCTCTTAAAAGCTGCGGCCCTCATGAAGCGGAGACGGCGGGAGCTGGAGGCCACCTTGGTCTACGAGATCGGCAAGAACTGGCTCGAGGCCAGCGCCGAGGTGGCCGAGGCCATAGACTTCCTGGAGTACTATGCCCGCCAGGCCCTTAAGTACAAGTACCCCTCGGTGGAGGTGGTCCCCTACCCCGGGGAGGACAACGAAAGCTTTTACATCCCCTTGGGGGCGGGGGTGGTCATCGCCCCCTGGAACTTTCCTATCGCCATCTTCACCGGGATGATCGCCGGGCCGGTGGCGGTGGGGAACACGGTGGTGGCCAAGCCCGCGGAGGACACGGTGGTCATCGCTGCCAAGGTGTTTGAGATCTTCCACGAGGCGGGCTTTCCCCCTGGGGTGGTGAACTTCCTGCCGGGCAAGGGGAGCGAGGTGGGGGCCTATTTGGTGGAGCACCCCAGGACCCGGTTCATCAACTTCACAGGGAGCCTGGAGGTGGGGCTTTGGATCCACCAGGCCGCCGCCAAGCTGGCCCCGGGCCAGCGCTGGATCAAGCGGGTTTTCCTGGAGCTCGGCGGTAAGGACGCCATCATCGCGGACGAGACCGCCGATTTGGACGCCGCCACCGAGGGCATCCTCATCTCCGCCTACGGCTTCCAGGGGCAGAAGTGTTCGGCGGCCAGCCGTCTCATCGTGACGGAAAGGGCCTTTGAGCCCCTGATGGAAAGGGTTTTGGCCCGGGCTGAGCGCCTGGTGGTGGGTCCTGCGGAGGAGAACCCCGACCTGGGCCCCGTGGCCAGCCAGGCCCAGGAGAAAAAGATCCTCTCCTACATAGAGATTGGCCAGAAGGAAGGCCAGCTGGTCCTGGGGGGGAAGCGCCTGGAGGGGGAGGGCTACTTCATCGCCCCCACCATCTTCACCGAGGTGCCGCCCACCGCCAAGATCGCCCAAGAGGAGATCTTCGGCCCGGTGCTTTCCGTGATCCGGGTGAGGGACTTCGGCGAGGCCCTCGAGGTGGCCAACAACACCGTCTACGGCCTCACAGGTGGGGTTTATTCCCGCAAGCGGGAGCACCTGGAAAGGGCCCGGCGGGAGTTCCACGTGGGGAACCTCTATTTTAACCGCAAGATTACCGGAGCCCTGGTGGGGGTCCAGCCCTTTGGTGGCTTTAACCTTTCCGGCACCGACACCAAGGCCGGGGGGCCCGACTACCTCCTCCACTTCCTGCAGATGAAAACGGTGGCGGAAAGATTCTGA
- a CDS encoding proline dehydrogenase, with the protein MNLDLVYRQAVLSVAGNPRVEALIKGRARSLVRRYVAGETLEEALGVAERLQAQGVHAILDLLGEMVGSEEEARAFQRGILELVGRVAEHPWPKYISLKLTQLGLDLSEDLALLLLREILKEAEPKGVFVRIDMEDSPRVEATLRLYRALREEGFSGVGVVLQSYLFRTERDFWELLPYRPNLRLVKGAYREPKEVAFQDKRLIDAEFLHLGKLALKEGLYVAFATHDPRLIAEVKRYTEAMGIPKDRFEFQFLYGVRPEEQKRLAGEGYTVRAYVPYGTHWYPYLSRRIAERPENLFLVLRSLLGG; encoded by the coding sequence ATGAACCTGGACTTGGTCTATCGGCAGGCGGTGCTCTCCGTGGCCGGGAACCCCAGGGTGGAGGCCCTCATCAAGGGGCGGGCCCGGAGCCTGGTGCGCCGCTACGTGGCGGGGGAGACCCTGGAGGAGGCCCTTGGGGTGGCGGAGAGACTTCAGGCCCAAGGGGTGCACGCCATCTTGGACCTCTTGGGGGAGATGGTGGGGAGCGAGGAAGAGGCCCGGGCCTTCCAAAGGGGAATCCTGGAGTTGGTGGGGAGGGTGGCGGAGCACCCCTGGCCCAAGTACATCTCCTTGAAGCTAACCCAGTTGGGCCTGGACCTTTCCGAGGACCTGGCTCTCCTCCTCCTCCGGGAGATCCTAAAGGAAGCGGAGCCCAAAGGGGTCTTCGTGCGGATAGACATGGAGGATTCCCCCCGGGTGGAGGCCACCTTGCGCCTTTACAGGGCCTTGCGGGAGGAGGGGTTTAGCGGGGTGGGCGTGGTTCTCCAGAGCTACCTTTTCCGCACGGAGAGGGACTTTTGGGAGCTCCTCCCCTACCGGCCCAACCTGCGCCTGGTGAAGGGGGCTTACCGGGAGCCCAAGGAGGTGGCCTTCCAGGATAAGCGCCTCATAGACGCCGAGTTTTTGCACCTGGGGAAGCTGGCCCTGAAGGAGGGGCTTTACGTGGCCTTCGCTACCCACGACCCCAGACTCATCGCGGAGGTGAAGCGCTACACCGAGGCCATGGGCATCCCCAAGGACCGGTTTGAGTTCCAGTTCCTCTATGGGGTCCGCCCCGAGGAGCAAAAGCGCTTGGCAGGGGAGGGGTACACCGTGCGGGCCTACGTGCCCTACGGCACCCATTGGTACCCCTACCTAAGCCGGCGCATCGCCGAGCGTCCGGAGAACCTGTTTTTAGTGCTAAGAAGCCTTTTGGGCGGTTAG
- a CDS encoding GntR family transcriptional regulator, whose protein sequence is MQTLGFRRPNQVREAVYRHLKELLFSGRFAPGERLSEPLLAQELGVSRTPVREALMRLAEEGLVELVPGRGARVRTFTPEEVEEVYGVRALLEGEAAREAALRATPWELEDLRAHLKAIDEAPKEDYPEQMRRDLEFHRALVRLSGNRTLYRLYEDLLSSLALVRSALPNLSQEEATRREHGAILEALRRRDPEGAKRAVEAHVYRFRDLVVARLRKGGV, encoded by the coding sequence ATGCAGACCTTAGGTTTCCGCCGGCCCAACCAGGTGCGGGAGGCGGTTTACCGGCACCTAAAGGAGCTTCTCTTCTCAGGGCGGTTTGCCCCGGGGGAGCGGCTTTCCGAGCCCCTTTTAGCCCAGGAGCTGGGGGTTTCCCGCACCCCCGTGCGGGAAGCCCTCATGCGCCTGGCCGAGGAGGGCCTGGTGGAGCTGGTGCCGGGCCGGGGGGCCAGGGTGCGCACCTTCACCCCGGAGGAGGTGGAGGAAGTTTATGGGGTGCGGGCCCTTTTGGAGGGGGAGGCGGCCCGGGAAGCGGCCCTCAGGGCCACGCCATGGGAGCTGGAGGACCTAAGGGCCCACCTTAAGGCCATTGACGAGGCCCCCAAGGAGGACTACCCCGAGCAGATGCGCCGGGATCTGGAGTTCCACCGGGCCTTGGTACGGCTTTCCGGGAACAGGACCCTTTACCGCCTCTACGAGGACCTCCTCTCCAGCCTAGCCCTGGTGCGCAGCGCCCTCCCCAACCTCTCCCAAGAGGAGGCCACCCGCAGGGAGCACGGGGCTATCCTCGAGGCCCTGAGGAGGCGGGACCCCGAGGGGGCCAAAAGGGCGGTGGAGGCCCACGTGTACCGCTTCCGCGACCTGGTGGTGGCCAGGCTGAGGAAAGGAGGGGTATGA
- a CDS encoding glycine C-acetyltransferase yields MSLSLKARIREELSRLKEEGLYIRPRVLEAPQEPVTRVEGREVVNLASNNYLGFANHPYLKEKARLYLERWGAGSGAVRTIAGTFTYHLELEEALARFKGTESALVLQSGFTANQGVLGALLKEGDLVFSDELNHASIIDGLRLTKATRLVYRHGDVAHLEELLKAHDTEGLKLIVTDGVFSMDGDIAPLDRIVPLAKKYGAVVYVDDAHGSGVLGEMGKGTVHHFGFHQDPEVIQVATLSKAWAVVGGYAAGAWELKDLLINKARPFLFSTSHPPAVVGALLGALELIQREPERVERLWENTRYFKAELARLGYDTLGSQTPITPVLFGEAPLAFEASRLLLEEGVFAVGIGFPTVPRGKARIRNIVTAAHTKEMLDKALEAYAKVGRKLGVIR; encoded by the coding sequence ATGAGCCTATCCTTGAAGGCGCGCATACGAGAGGAACTCTCGAGGCTAAAGGAAGAGGGTCTCTACATCCGCCCCCGGGTCCTCGAGGCCCCCCAGGAGCCCGTCACCCGGGTGGAGGGGCGGGAAGTGGTCAACCTGGCCTCCAACAACTACCTGGGCTTCGCCAACCATCCCTACCTGAAGGAGAAGGCCCGCCTGTACCTGGAAAGATGGGGGGCGGGAAGCGGGGCGGTGCGCACCATCGCCGGCACCTTCACCTACCACTTGGAGCTGGAGGAGGCCCTGGCCCGTTTTAAGGGCACGGAAAGCGCCTTGGTCCTGCAGTCAGGCTTCACCGCCAACCAAGGGGTGCTGGGAGCCCTGCTGAAGGAGGGGGACCTAGTCTTTTCCGATGAGCTGAACCACGCCAGCATCATTGACGGCCTGCGCCTCACCAAGGCCACCCGCCTGGTTTACCGCCATGGGGATGTGGCCCACCTGGAGGAACTGCTGAAGGCCCATGACACCGAGGGCCTCAAGCTGATCGTCACCGATGGGGTCTTTTCCATGGATGGGGACATCGCCCCCTTGGACCGCATCGTCCCCTTGGCCAAGAAATACGGGGCCGTGGTGTACGTAGACGACGCCCACGGAAGCGGTGTTCTGGGAGAGATGGGAAAGGGCACGGTCCACCACTTCGGCTTCCACCAGGACCCCGAGGTGATCCAGGTGGCCACCCTTTCCAAGGCCTGGGCGGTGGTGGGGGGGTATGCCGCCGGGGCTTGGGAGCTTAAAGACCTCCTCATTAACAAGGCCCGGCCCTTCCTCTTTTCCACCAGCCACCCCCCGGCGGTGGTGGGGGCCCTCCTGGGGGCCCTGGAGCTCATCCAAAGGGAGCCCGAGCGGGTGGAAAGGCTTTGGGAGAACACCCGCTACTTCAAGGCGGAGCTGGCCCGCTTAGGCTACGACACCCTGGGGAGCCAAACCCCCATCACCCCCGTGCTCTTTGGGGAAGCCCCCTTGGCCTTTGAGGCGAGCCGCCTCCTTTTGGAAGAGGGGGTTTTTGCCGTGGGCATCGGCTTCCCCACCGTGCCCCGGGGGAAGGCCCGCATCCGCAACATCGTAACCGCCGCCCACACCAAGGAGATGTTGGATAAGGCCCTCGAGGCCTACGCCAAGGTGGGCCGGAAGCTGGGGGTCATCCGCTAA
- a CDS encoding Eco57I restriction-modification methylase domain-containing protein, translating into MPVSRTLGRVLTPPPLVAFMVALAEAPKGGRILEPAAAHAPFLRAFREAQGTGYRFHAVEVDPLAFDPPPWAEGQVADFLLWEPDGTFDLILGNPPYGALGAGARLPAERRGLYRKRFTTWHGRYNLYGAFLEKGVRLLAPGGLLIYVVPASWMVLEEFRKLRAFLAREGGVEVYYLGRPFPEVKVVATVVRFRKGERGLRLYDAEGPLFPSPVLLLEDPSWQGEPIRFPDPTALAMEREGVALGEVFGIHFAARSPEIKAHPLTRTAPGPGLVPVLTGRNLKPGFIDYDTPYSGLYFPKKAVSLLKLFYAIPHLVVAHTRHYQVVAAWDERAYPWREEFHLLPKGQPASAGYLAGVRVDPAALVAHLNSPQVQAYYRGLYREVVPHLTRAMLEGIPLPPDLLHRPVK; encoded by the coding sequence ATGCCGGTAAGCCGCACCCTGGGCCGGGTCCTCACCCCTCCCCCTCTTGTTGCCTTCATGGTGGCCTTGGCGGAGGCCCCCAAGGGGGGAAGGATCCTGGAGCCTGCCGCAGCCCACGCCCCCTTCCTCCGGGCCTTCCGGGAAGCCCAGGGCACCGGTTACCGCTTCCATGCGGTGGAGGTGGACCCCCTGGCCTTTGACCCGCCCCCTTGGGCTGAAGGCCAGGTGGCGGACTTCCTCCTTTGGGAACCGGATGGAACCTTTGACCTTATCCTGGGGAACCCCCCTTACGGCGCCTTGGGGGCGGGGGCCAGGCTCCCCGCGGAAAGGCGCGGGCTTTACCGCAAGCGCTTTACCACCTGGCACGGGCGCTACAACCTCTACGGGGCCTTCTTGGAGAAAGGGGTGAGGCTCCTCGCTCCTGGGGGGCTTCTCATCTACGTGGTCCCCGCCTCGTGGATGGTGCTGGAGGAGTTCAGGAAGCTCCGGGCCTTCCTAGCCCGGGAAGGGGGGGTGGAGGTCTACTACCTGGGCCGCCCCTTCCCGGAGGTCAAGGTGGTGGCCACCGTGGTCCGCTTCCGGAAGGGGGAAAGGGGGCTAAGGCTTTACGATGCGGAAGGCCCCCTTTTTCCTAGCCCCGTCCTCCTCCTCGAGGACCCCTCTTGGCAAGGGGAGCCCATCCGCTTCCCCGACCCCACGGCCTTGGCCATGGAGCGGGAAGGGGTGGCCTTGGGGGAGGTCTTCGGGATCCACTTTGCCGCCCGTAGCCCCGAGATCAAGGCCCACCCCCTCACCCGGACCGCCCCAGGCCCCGGCCTGGTGCCGGTGCTCACGGGGAGGAACCTGAAGCCGGGCTTCATAGACTACGATACCCCCTATTCCGGCCTCTACTTCCCCAAGAAGGCCGTGAGCCTCCTTAAACTCTTCTACGCCATCCCCCACCTGGTGGTGGCCCACACCCGGCACTACCAGGTGGTGGCCGCTTGGGACGAGAGGGCTTATCCTTGGCGGGAGGAGTTCCACCTCTTACCCAAGGGTCAGCCGGCGTCAGCCGGCTATCTTGCGGGGGTAAGGGTTGATCCGGCGGCCTTGGTGGCCCACCTGAATAGCCCCCAGGTACAGGCCTACTACCGGGGACTGTACCGGGAAGTGGTGCCTCACCTCACCCGAGCCATGCTGGAGGGGATACCCCTTCCCCCAGACCTCCTTCACCGCCCTGTAAAGTAG